Proteins from one Xenorhabdus griffiniae genomic window:
- a CDS encoding FdhF/YdeP family oxidoreductase, with product MKFKSKIKPYHAAAGGWGSLEATTRFVFDSKQALKNMVNLMRMNKPKGFDCPGCAWGDDNKSLFSFCENGAKAVTWEATRRYVDRKFFATHSVSQLYQQSDYFLEYQGRVIEPMSYNPQTDHYEPISWDDAFTLIANHIKAMDNPNQLELYTSGRASNEASWLYQLFGRVVGTNNFPDCSNMCHEASGSGMLASLGVGKGTIRLQDFDHADAIFIFGQNPGTNHPRMLHSLRQAAERGARIVTFNTLCERGLERFADPQKPLEVITPMAGEISHRYYQPKLGGDMAAVRGIVKALLETHNALLSEGKSGIFDLAFIATYTNGVDAYLQRVAATEWSLIEDQSGLTEAQLREAAAIYQNAERVICTWAMGITQHKHSLVTVREIVNLQLLFGQLGKSGAGLCPVRGHSNVQGNRTMGINEKPAKLFLDSMAAHFGFEPPRAHGHHVVEALSAMLRDEVKVLIALGGNLAAAAPDSPRTEEALRHCDLTVHISTKLNRSHLITGKKGALILPTLGRTERDIQATGAQFVTVEDSFSMVHASEGVNKPLFDSQRSETAIIAGIANATVGNTTTINWLELAGDYNKIRDHIAATIPGFDNFNKKCEHAGGFYLGNAAAELRFATPSKKAEFSHAPLPKTLFPQIEGADVPFTLQTLRSHDQYNTTIYGLDDRYRGVYGQREVLFMNPEDIAQLGYQAGDLVDIETVWNDGIERKVSGFKLVPYAIPRGNLAAYYPETNPLVPMESVGDGTGTPTSKSVPVTLSLTEQNEFEPQRIV from the coding sequence ATGAAATTCAAGTCAAAAATAAAACCTTACCATGCGGCAGCTGGTGGTTGGGGTTCACTGGAGGCAACAACCCGTTTTGTCTTTGATAGTAAACAAGCACTGAAAAATATGGTTAACCTGATGCGCATGAATAAACCCAAGGGGTTTGATTGCCCCGGATGCGCATGGGGAGATGACAACAAAAGCTTGTTTAGTTTTTGTGAAAACGGTGCCAAGGCAGTTACTTGGGAAGCAACTCGTCGGTATGTTGATCGAAAATTCTTCGCAACCCATAGCGTTAGTCAACTTTACCAACAAAGTGATTATTTCCTTGAATACCAGGGAAGAGTGATTGAACCGATGAGCTATAACCCGCAGACGGATCATTATGAGCCGATCAGTTGGGATGATGCTTTTACCCTGATTGCCAACCACATTAAGGCGATGGATAACCCTAATCAGCTTGAGCTATACACTTCAGGGCGCGCCAGTAATGAGGCTTCATGGTTGTACCAGTTGTTTGGTCGTGTAGTGGGAACCAACAACTTCCCGGATTGCTCTAATATGTGCCATGAAGCCAGCGGTTCCGGTATGTTGGCAAGCTTAGGTGTTGGGAAAGGCACCATCCGGCTGCAAGATTTTGATCACGCCGATGCCATTTTTATATTTGGTCAAAACCCAGGAACAAATCACCCACGAATGCTGCATAGCTTACGACAGGCTGCTGAACGTGGAGCACGCATCGTCACTTTTAATACCTTGTGTGAGCGCGGATTGGAACGTTTCGCTGATCCACAAAAACCGCTTGAAGTGATTACCCCAATGGCTGGGGAAATTAGCCACCGTTACTATCAGCCCAAATTGGGTGGCGATATGGCTGCGGTGCGAGGGATAGTCAAAGCACTTTTAGAGACCCATAATGCCCTGTTGAGTGAAGGCAAATCAGGTATTTTTGATCTGGCATTTATCGCAACTTACACCAACGGAGTGGATGCTTATTTGCAACGTGTTGCAGCAACTGAGTGGTCATTGATTGAAGATCAATCGGGATTGACTGAAGCACAATTGCGTGAAGCGGCTGCTATTTATCAGAATGCCGAACGCGTCATTTGTACTTGGGCAATGGGGATAACTCAACACAAACACTCTTTGGTTACGGTGCGTGAAATCGTTAACCTTCAATTGCTTTTTGGACAATTGGGTAAATCGGGGGCAGGACTTTGTCCGGTACGTGGACACAGTAATGTACAGGGTAACCGGACGATGGGAATTAATGAAAAACCGGCCAAACTTTTTTTGGATAGCATGGCTGCTCATTTTGGTTTCGAACCACCTCGTGCTCATGGTCATCATGTCGTGGAAGCGTTGAGTGCCATGTTGCGTGATGAAGTTAAGGTTTTGATCGCGCTGGGTGGAAACCTTGCGGCAGCGGCACCAGATAGTCCGCGAACAGAAGAAGCGCTTAGGCACTGTGATTTGACGGTACACATCAGCACAAAATTAAACCGGAGTCATCTTATTACCGGTAAAAAAGGCGCATTGATTCTGCCGACATTAGGACGCACCGAGCGAGATATTCAGGCCACAGGTGCACAGTTTGTGACCGTAGAAGACTCTTTCAGCATGGTCCATGCCTCAGAGGGCGTAAATAAGCCATTATTTGATAGCCAGCGTTCTGAAACAGCGATTATTGCCGGTATTGCTAATGCGACAGTCGGTAATACCACAACTATTAACTGGCTGGAATTAGCGGGAGATTACAATAAAATCCGCGATCATATTGCAGCGACCATTCCTGGGTTTGATAATTTTAATAAAAAATGTGAACACGCTGGTGGTTTCTATCTTGGCAATGCGGCGGCTGAATTACGTTTTGCGACGCCGAGCAAAAAAGCCGAATTCAGTCATGCACCACTGCCGAAAACGCTGTTCCCACAAATTGAAGGTGCTGATGTTCCTTTCACTTTGCAAACCTTGCGTTCACACGATCAATATAACACCACGATTTATGGGTTGGATGATCGTTATCGTGGAGTTTATGGTCAGCGGGAAGTGTTGTTTATGAATCCAGAAGATATTGCGCAATTGGGATATCAGGCTGGTGATTTGGTCGATATTGAAACAGTATGGAATGACGGTATTGAGCGTAAAGTTTCCGGCTTTAAGTTAGTGCCTTATGCCATTCCGCGCGGGAATCTTGCTGCTTATTACCCTGAAACTAACCCATTAGTTCCAATGGAAAGTGTTGGTGATGGCACAGGTACGCCAACTTCAAAATCTGTACCGGTGACATTATCTCTTACTGAACAGAATGAATTTGAACCTCAGCGCATTGTATAA
- the pyrI gene encoding aspartate carbamoyltransferase regulatory subunit → MTQDHQLQVEAIKCGTVIDHIPAHVGFKLLSLFKLTETDQRITIGLNLPSNHLGKKDLIKIENTFLTEQQANQLAMYAPNATINNIENYVVVKKMPINLPDQIDSVLVCPNSNCISHNEPVDSSFYVMSEKDDVVLRCKYCEKEFDRQAVIDND, encoded by the coding sequence ATGACGCAAGACCATCAACTACAAGTAGAAGCCATTAAATGTGGCACAGTTATCGATCACATCCCAGCTCATGTCGGCTTTAAGTTATTGTCACTGTTCAAACTCACCGAAACAGACCAGCGCATTACGATTGGCCTGAATCTACCTTCCAACCATTTGGGTAAAAAGGATCTGATCAAGATTGAAAACACCTTTCTGACAGAACAACAGGCAAACCAACTCGCCATGTATGCACCCAATGCCACAATCAATAACATTGAAAATTACGTTGTCGTCAAAAAAATGCCAATCAACTTGCCAGACCAGATCGACAGTGTTCTTGTCTGCCCAAACAGTAATTGCATCAGCCATAACGAACCTGTCGACAGCAGCTTCTATGTTATGTCAGAAAAAGACGATGTGGTGTTACGCTGTAAGTACTGTGAGAAAGAATTTGATCGTCAAGCCGTTATCGATAACGATTAA
- the ridA gene encoding 2-iminobutanoate/2-iminopropanoate deaminase → MSRSIHTENAPAAIGPYVQGVDLGSMVITSGQIPVDPKTGAIPEEVTAQARQSLENVKAIIEQSGLKVADIVKTTVFVKDLNDFAAVNATYEAFFAEHNAPFPARSCVEVARLPKDVKIEIEAIAVRR, encoded by the coding sequence ATGTCACGTTCTATCCATACCGAAAATGCTCCAGCAGCCATCGGCCCTTATGTTCAAGGCGTTGATCTGGGCAGCATGGTTATCACTTCCGGCCAGATCCCTGTTGATCCAAAAACCGGTGCTATCCCTGAAGAAGTCACTGCTCAAGCCCGCCAATCTTTGGAAAACGTTAAAGCGATTATTGAACAATCTGGCTTAAAAGTGGCTGATATCGTAAAAACCACGGTGTTTGTTAAAGATCTGAATGACTTTGCTGCCGTGAACGCAACTTACGAAGCGTTCTTCGCTGAACACAATGCGCCATTCCCTGCCCGTTCATGTGTTGAAGTTGCCCGTCTGCCAAAAGACGTGAAAATCGAAATCGAAGCTATCGCTGTTCGTCGCTAA
- the nrdD gene encoding anaerobic ribonucleoside-triphosphate reductase, which translates to MSKGNTCEQASHTWHDRLDQEIRGLIEQSNFSLLNENANKDSKVIPTQRDLLAGIVARQYAKQHMLPHDVVQAHDRGEIHYHDLDYAPFFPMFNCMLIDLQGMLTNGFKMGNAEIEPPKSISTATAVTAQIIAQVASHIYGGTTINRIDEVLAPFVKASYDKHLAIAKEWNIADQVAYAEARTEKECYDAFQSLEYEVNTLHTANGQTPFVTFGFGLGTTKEARLIQISILRNRIAGLGKNRKTAVFPKLVFAIRDGLNHRFGDPHYDIKLLALECASKRMYPDILNYDQVIKVTGSFKTPMGCRSFLSVYEENGQQIHEGRNNLGVISLNLPRIALEAKGNEADFWQILDQRLLLAKKALMTRIARLEKTKARVAPILYMEGACGVRLKADDNIADIFKQGRASISLGYIGIHETINALYGNHIHLFDDKQRQQKAIAMVKHLRKAVDLWRQQTGYGFSLYSTPSENLCDRFCRLDTTEFGVIQGVTDKGYYTNSFHLDVEKKVNPYDKLDFEAPYPPLANGGFICYGEYPNLQHNLKALEDVWDYSYSRVPYYGTNTPIDECYRCGFTGEFSCTSKGFTCPQCKNHDPAQVSVTRRVCGYLGSPDARPFNAGKQEEVKRRVKHLSNGQIG; encoded by the coding sequence ATGAGTAAGGGCAATACCTGTGAACAGGCATCCCATACATGGCATGATCGGTTAGATCAAGAAATTCGGGGCCTGATCGAGCAAAGCAATTTCTCTCTTCTCAATGAAAATGCCAATAAAGACAGTAAGGTTATTCCAACCCAGCGTGACTTATTGGCGGGAATTGTCGCCCGACAATATGCGAAGCAGCATATGCTACCGCATGATGTTGTACAGGCACACGATAGAGGAGAAATTCACTATCATGATCTGGATTACGCCCCGTTTTTTCCTATGTTCAACTGTATGCTGATCGATTTGCAGGGTATGTTGACTAACGGTTTTAAAATGGGCAATGCGGAAATTGAACCGCCCAAATCCATATCTACCGCCACTGCGGTCACTGCCCAGATTATCGCGCAAGTTGCCAGCCACATTTATGGCGGTACAACCATTAATCGCATCGATGAAGTCCTCGCCCCTTTTGTGAAAGCCAGTTATGACAAGCATCTGGCGATTGCCAAAGAGTGGAATATTGCCGATCAAGTTGCCTATGCAGAAGCCCGCACAGAAAAAGAGTGTTATGACGCTTTCCAGTCCCTGGAATATGAAGTCAATACACTGCATACCGCCAATGGACAAACGCCGTTTGTTACTTTCGGCTTCGGCTTGGGAACAACCAAAGAAGCCCGTTTGATCCAAATCTCAATTTTGCGCAACCGCATTGCGGGTTTGGGAAAAAACCGCAAGACCGCCGTTTTCCCCAAGCTGGTTTTTGCCATTCGTGATGGATTGAATCACCGGTTTGGTGATCCCCACTATGACATTAAATTGCTGGCCCTGGAATGTGCCAGTAAACGCATGTATCCCGATATTCTCAATTATGATCAAGTGATTAAAGTAACGGGATCATTTAAAACCCCAATGGGTTGCCGCAGTTTTCTCAGCGTTTATGAGGAAAACGGTCAGCAAATTCATGAAGGGCGTAATAATTTGGGTGTCATCAGCCTGAACCTTCCCCGCATTGCGCTCGAAGCCAAGGGTAATGAAGCTGATTTTTGGCAAATTTTAGATCAACGCTTGTTACTCGCTAAAAAAGCACTGATGACCCGAATTGCTCGCCTCGAAAAGACCAAGGCTCGCGTTGCCCCGATCCTCTATATGGAAGGGGCTTGTGGTGTACGCCTGAAAGCAGATGACAATATTGCCGATATTTTCAAGCAAGGCCGTGCTTCTATCTCATTGGGCTATATCGGTATTCATGAAACGATAAATGCGTTATATGGCAATCACATTCATCTGTTTGATGATAAGCAGCGCCAGCAGAAAGCCATTGCGATGGTTAAACACTTACGTAAGGCCGTCGATCTGTGGAGGCAGCAGACGGGTTATGGGTTTAGTTTGTACAGTACACCAAGCGAGAATTTATGTGACCGCTTTTGCCGTTTGGATACCACTGAGTTTGGCGTAATCCAAGGTGTCACCGATAAGGGCTATTACACCAACAGCTTCCATCTGGATGTGGAAAAGAAGGTCAATCCCTACGATAAGCTGGACTTTGAAGCACCCTATCCACCATTGGCAAACGGTGGTTTTATTTGCTATGGCGAGTATCCCAACCTGCAACATAATTTGAAAGCATTAGAAGATGTCTGGGATTACAGTTATTCACGTGTGCCTTACTATGGCACCAATACGCCCATTGATGAGTGTTACCGATGCGGCTTTACCGGAGAATTTTCCTGTACCAGCAAAGGATTCACCTGCCCCCAATGCAAAAACCATGATCCAGCTCAGGTTTCAGTTACTCGCCGTGTTTGTGGCTACCTTGGCAGCCCGGATGCTCGTCCATTCAATGCAGGTAAACAGGAAGAAGTGAAACGCCGTGTGAAACATCTCAGCAATGGACAGATAGGTTGA
- the nrdG gene encoding anaerobic ribonucleoside-triphosphate reductase-activating protein, translating to MNYHQYYPVDVVNGPGTRCTLFVSGCLHQCRGCYNQNTWRVDSGLPFTQATEDQIIADLKDHRIKRQGLSLSGGDPLHPHNVRRILQLVKRVREECPDKDIWLWTGYVLNELSGIQQEVISYVHAVVDGKFEQALYDPTLIWRGSHNQVIHYF from the coding sequence ATGAATTATCATCAATATTATCCAGTTGATGTGGTAAATGGTCCCGGAACCCGCTGTACGCTGTTCGTGTCAGGTTGTTTGCATCAATGCCGTGGCTGCTACAATCAAAATACATGGCGAGTCGATTCAGGGCTGCCTTTTACGCAAGCAACCGAAGATCAGATCATCGCCGACCTAAAAGATCACCGCATTAAACGGCAAGGTCTGTCACTGTCTGGCGGCGATCCGCTGCATCCTCATAATGTTCGCCGCATACTGCAACTGGTTAAACGTGTACGGGAAGAATGCCCAGATAAGGATATCTGGCTATGGACAGGTTATGTCCTCAATGAATTAAGTGGAATTCAACAAGAAGTGATCAGTTACGTTCATGCGGTTGTGGATGGGAAGTTTGAACAAGCGCTGTATGATCCCACGTTAATTTGGCGAGGCAGCCATAACCAGGTCATCCACTATTTTTAA
- a CDS encoding YhbP family protein, with product MDLNKEILIIRQYLAKQHVFTLCTYSAQDLWCASCFYVFDAASMAFWFMTESDTRHGQMMQNNPIVAGTVAGQTRNIAQIKGVQFRGEVISLTGEAETIARARYCRRFPIALTAKSPIWQLNINEIKMVNNTLGFGKKLHWQR from the coding sequence ATGGATTTAAATAAAGAAATTTTAATAATTCGTCAATATCTTGCCAAACAACATGTATTCACTCTTTGCACGTATTCAGCTCAGGATTTATGGTGTGCGAGCTGCTTTTATGTCTTTGATGCGGCTAGCATGGCATTCTGGTTTATGACGGAATCCGATACACGCCACGGTCAGATGATGCAAAATAATCCCATCGTTGCAGGCACTGTTGCCGGCCAAACCCGCAATATCGCCCAAATTAAAGGTGTTCAATTTCGGGGTGAAGTGATTTCATTGACAGGTGAAGCAGAAACCATCGCCAGAGCACGTTATTGCCGCCGTTTTCCTATCGCTTTGACGGCCAAATCCCCAATTTGGCAGCTCAATATCAATGAAATCAAAATGGTGAATAACACCCTCGGGTTTGGCAAAAAATTGCATTGGCAGCGTTAA
- the bhsA gene encoding multiple stress resistance protein BhsA produces MKNVKNIIAILALSAVSFGTFAATEVQVAKGEKIGVVSASGAATLDSLTAELSKKADESGATYFRIVSANGQNQLTGIAEIYK; encoded by the coding sequence ATGAAAAATGTAAAAAACATTATCGCTATCTTAGCATTAAGTGCGGTCTCTTTCGGTACTTTTGCTGCTACAGAAGTTCAGGTTGCTAAGGGAGAAAAAATTGGCGTTGTTTCTGCGAGTGGTGCAGCGACACTAGATAGCCTGACCGCAGAGTTATCCAAAAAAGCTGATGAATCTGGCGCAACCTATTTCCGTATTGTGTCTGCAAATGGCCAGAATCAACTCACTGGAATTGCCGAAATTTATAAATAA
- a CDS encoding GIY-YIG nuclease family protein has protein sequence MNVSNWSIYLIKTRNGSLYTGITTNVSRRFMQHAAGKGAKCLRGKGPLMLVYQSQIGEQSVALKMEYRVKKLSKQQKERLVIDQPLCIMTYLTKIGSSEKFFTQVMPTGDQNGQDK, from the coding sequence ATTAACGTATCTAACTGGTCTATCTATCTGATCAAAACACGGAATGGCAGCCTGTATACCGGAATAACGACCAATGTATCTCGGCGATTTATGCAACATGCAGCCGGAAAAGGGGCAAAGTGCCTCAGAGGGAAAGGTCCCTTAATGTTGGTCTATCAAAGTCAGATAGGGGAGCAAAGTGTGGCATTGAAAATGGAATATCGCGTGAAAAAACTGAGTAAACAGCAAAAAGAAAGGCTAGTTATTGACCAGCCTCTCTGCATAATGACTTATTTAACCAAAATCGGTTCATCTGAGAAATTTTTCACTCAGGTTATGCCCACAGGTGATCAAAATGGGCAGGATAAGTAA
- a CDS encoding GNAT family N-acetyltransferase encodes MLIRVEIPVDAMGIDRLLRQSFETSAEAELIHQLREDGLLTLGIVATDDEGHVIGYAGFAPVDINGEDHQWVGLAPLAVAEQYRSHGLGEKLVYEGLDSLNEFGYGAVVVLGEPEYYHRLGFKLANEYQVYCQWPDCESYFLIYPLADISQEDCHGLVTYPAHFDHLWA; translated from the coding sequence ATGTTAATCAGGGTCGAAATTCCTGTCGATGCTATGGGGATTGATCGTTTGTTGCGTCAGTCTTTTGAAACATCGGCAGAAGCTGAGTTAATTCATCAACTAAGAGAAGATGGTTTATTGACATTAGGTATTGTTGCGACCGACGATGAAGGTCATGTGATAGGTTATGCCGGTTTCGCGCCGGTTGATATCAATGGTGAAGATCATCAATGGGTAGGTTTGGCGCCATTGGCGGTGGCGGAACAATATCGTAGTCATGGACTTGGTGAAAAGTTGGTTTATGAAGGACTGGATAGTCTAAACGAGTTTGGCTATGGCGCGGTTGTTGTGTTGGGGGAGCCTGAATACTACCACCGTTTGGGTTTTAAGCTTGCTAATGAGTATCAAGTGTATTGCCAATGGCCTGATTGCGAGAGTTACTTCTTGATCTATCCTCTGGCTGACATTTCGCAGGAAGACTGTCACGGTCTGGTTACTTATCCTGCCCATTTTGATCACCTGTGGGCATAA